A single region of the Neodiprion pinetum isolate iyNeoPine1 chromosome 5, iyNeoPine1.2, whole genome shotgun sequence genome encodes:
- the orion gene encoding uncharacterized protein orion isoform X2, translated as MWSVLTNRNAVLTLFAFFVHLLCQCETSAASDTVGSISNVLRFGKEIMSDVFEIMELYPDISKDRYVGSDLLISASEKRIMKKIAAVYRRLDVFEENSRIRLAVRIDGLTRQLHQQSQLSYYLSELDSQITDTSKQYDEFKLYVNAPEKFEKFTLEKFAEWCVSRGDGMLVILEKIHALIIPHRYGFGTRKLLDLLVNYMKEGERTICNDNQSPQQLLYNLYNSIAVTEIKGYTMMQFSWLLLKLYKNGNFTEEIRLTKSRYEARMAETSQAIQTAMAFASPDLWKCDPQHRGPETSTELNWFLQSYVVHELDLNEKNTCGQNCAYYSYAEVNCNPKDAYCKKQRKCNGAVYNCQFIDSDMWICPAETSSNRRYNYIEYENGRVLGEKGTCSQGTTKVDSWWRWLFWHCSYCVCSCDQQDRDSDRFFNLRKVVADVESNKVITGIKFVKVNKMIHIQIEQGQLLGSGTISNVTEWKPVESYSIYSDGVIEGTDFLTLSWHQRAIDLDDLKAPPGHLLTGVKFRKLGAHINLEIMTTPFNFTTGILIKPDTQSIWHGNDNTDATWENPRTLLKLDRPDKSTRSQAASIPDSKHDQYMMFSPSDLDKDAGQSTVPFIDTQPVAPYPRVPIAGAGIYHKGRPGFGGYIAPKLKTYNFAPHLHFEHFVFTPLINNKSNNVITLPHIN; from the exons ATGTGGTCAGTATTAACGAATCGTAACGCAGTGTTAACTTTATTTGCGTTCTTCGTCCATCTACTTTGCCAATGTGAAACATCGGCTGCGTCGGATACGGTGGGTTCCATTTCGAATGTGCTGCGATTCGGGAAAGAAATAATGAGCGacgtttttgaaattatggAGTTGTACCCCGACATCAGCAAAGACCGTTATGTCGGAAGTGATTTACTTATATCTGCGAGCGAGAagcgaataatgaaaaaaatcgccgCCGTGTACCGTAGACTGGAcgtttttgaagaaaattcaagGATTCGTCTGGCGGTGAGGATAGACGGTCTTACTCGACAACTGCATCAACAGTCTCAGTTATCGTATTATCTCAGCGAATTAGATTCCCAGATAACCGATACATCAAAGCAATACGACGAATTCAAACTTTACGTCAATGCAccagaaaaattcgaaaaattcaccCTGGAAAAATTTGCCGAATGGTGCGTATCACGTGGCGACGGGATGTTGGTAATtctcgaaaaaattcacgctCTTATTATACCACACAGATATGGATTCGGTACTCGGAAGCTTCTTGATCTTCTTGTAAACTATATGAAG GAAGGAGAGAGAACGATTTGCAATGACAATCAATCGCCGCAACAGTTGCTCTACAATTTGTACAACAGTATTGCAGTTACTGAGATCAAAGGATACACGATGATGCAGTTTTCATGGCTGTTGCTGAAGCTTTATAAAAATG GTAATTTTACCGAAGAGATACGGCTGACGAAAAGTAGGTACGAAGCTCGCATGGCAGAAACCTCACAGGCTATACAGACGGCAATGGCATTTGCATCTCCAGATTTGTGGAAATGTGATCCCCAACACAGAG GACCAGAAACGAGCACTGAGTTGAATTGGTTTCTGCAGTCTTATGTTGTGCATGAACTTGacttaaatgaaaaaaatacatgtggTCAAAACTGCGCATACTACAGTTATGCCGAAGTGAATTGCAACCCAAAAGATGCATATTGCAAGAAACAGCGGAAATGCAATGGAGCAGTATACAATTGCCAATTCATCGATTCTGACATGTGGATATGTCCAGCG GAAACAAGCAGCAATCGAAGATACAATTATATAGAATATGAAAACGGTCGCGTATTGGGAGAAAAAGGAACGTGTTCTCAAGGCACAACCAAGGTGGATAGCTGGTGGAGATGGCTGTTTTGGCATTGCAGTTACTGCGTATGTTCTTGCGATCAACAGGACAGAGATTCAGaccgatttttcaacttgcGCAAAGTCGTTGCAGACGTCGAATCTAATAA AGTAATCACTGGAATTAAATTCGTGAAGGTCAACAAAATGATTCACATCCAAATTGAGCAGGGCCAGTTATTGGGAAGCGGAACAATTAGCAATGTCACAGAATGGAAGCCTGTGGAGTCGTACTCTATTTACAGTGATGGAGTAATTGAGGGAACAGATTTTCTGACATTATCTTGGCACCAGAGAGCTATCGATCTAGATGACCTGAAGGCTCCCCCAGGTCATCTGTTAACGG gtGTGAAGTTCAGGAAACTGGGTGCTCATATAAACCTGGAAATAATGACAACTCCGTTTAATTTCACAACTGGAATCCTAATAAAGCCGGATACACAGAGTATATGGCACGGAAACGACAATACCGATGCGACATGGGAAAATCCAAG AACACTTCTGAAATTGGATAGACCAGATAAATCAACACGATCTCAAGCTGCATCGATACCAGATTCAAAACATGATCAATACATGATGTTCAGTCCGTCAGATTTGGATAAAGATGCGGGGCAAAGCACAGTACCATTTATTGATACGCAACCTGTTGCGCCATACCCACGGGTCCCTATTGCAGGAGCTGGAATTTACCATAAGGGAAGACCAGGATTTGGTGGATACATTGCTCCGAAACTTAAAACGTACAACTTTGCGCCTCACTTACATTTTGAGCACTTTGTTTTCACCCCACTAATCAATaataagagtaataatgtGATAACACTACCACACATAAATTGA
- the orion gene encoding uncharacterized protein orion isoform X1, translating into MKNTIVKKRNAVLSAKVFFVINVLLLRCANVGSTPLTIASVSGVLQLGKVVVNEVVDLVELFGENAGVDFIDHDLYKKKSEKRIMNKITQLYQRLENFEDSSKMHTAVTFENIIRQIHQQTQLTNHLNELNALISRTSLNYHKFKRFASAQDKFERFTLEKFVEWCVAPDDGILEILERIHTLIVPDKHGFSNQNLIELLVNNMEEGERTICNDNQSPQQLLYNLYNSIAVTEIKGYTMMQFSWLLLKLYKNGNFTEEIRLTKSRYEARMAETSQAIQTAMAFASPDLWKCDPQHRGPETSTELNWFLQSYVVHELDLNEKNTCGQNCAYYSYAEVNCNPKDAYCKKQRKCNGAVYNCQFIDSDMWICPAETSSNRRYNYIEYENGRVLGEKGTCSQGTTKVDSWWRWLFWHCSYCVCSCDQQDRDSDRFFNLRKVVADVESNKVITGIKFVKVNKMIHIQIEQGQLLGSGTISNVTEWKPVESYSIYSDGVIEGTDFLTLSWHQRAIDLDDLKAPPGHLLTGVKFRKLGAHINLEIMTTPFNFTTGILIKPDTQSIWHGNDNTDATWENPRTLLKLDRPDKSTRSQAASIPDSKHDQYMMFSPSDLDKDAGQSTVPFIDTQPVAPYPRVPIAGAGIYHKGRPGFGGYIAPKLKTYNFAPHLHFEHFVFTPLINNKSNNVITLPHIN; encoded by the exons ATGAAGAATACAATTGTAAAAAAGCGTAACGCGGTGCTATCTGCAAAAGTATTCTTTGTCATAAACGTATTACTACTTCGCTGCGCCAACGTGGGATCAACGCCGCTGACTATAGCATCTGTTTCGGGTGTTCTACAATTGGGGAAAGTGGTAGTGAACGAAGTGGTCGACTTGGTAGAATTATTCGGCGAAAATGCGGGGGTGGACTTCATTGATCATGATTTATATAAGAAGAAAAGCGAGAAgcgaataatgaataaaattacccAGCTATACCAAAGGCTGGAAAACTTTGAAGATAGCTCGAAAATGCATACTGCggtaacttttgaaaatattattcgtcAAATACACCAACAGACTCAACTGACGAATCATCTTAACGAGTTGAACGCCCTGATATCTCGTACGTCATTGAATTACCATAAATTCAAACGTTTTGCAAGTGCACAAGATAAATTCGAAAGATTCacgttggaaaaatttgtcgaatGGTGCGTCGCACCTGACGACGGAATTTTAGAAATACTTGAAAGAATTCACACTTTAATAGTACCGGATAAGCACggattttcaaatcaaaatcTTATCGAGCTTCTTGTCAATAATATGGAG GAAGGAGAGAGAACGATTTGCAATGACAATCAATCGCCGCAACAGTTGCTCTACAATTTGTACAACAGTATTGCAGTTACTGAGATCAAAGGATACACGATGATGCAGTTTTCATGGCTGTTGCTGAAGCTTTATAAAAATG GTAATTTTACCGAAGAGATACGGCTGACGAAAAGTAGGTACGAAGCTCGCATGGCAGAAACCTCACAGGCTATACAGACGGCAATGGCATTTGCATCTCCAGATTTGTGGAAATGTGATCCCCAACACAGAG GACCAGAAACGAGCACTGAGTTGAATTGGTTTCTGCAGTCTTATGTTGTGCATGAACTTGacttaaatgaaaaaaatacatgtggTCAAAACTGCGCATACTACAGTTATGCCGAAGTGAATTGCAACCCAAAAGATGCATATTGCAAGAAACAGCGGAAATGCAATGGAGCAGTATACAATTGCCAATTCATCGATTCTGACATGTGGATATGTCCAGCG GAAACAAGCAGCAATCGAAGATACAATTATATAGAATATGAAAACGGTCGCGTATTGGGAGAAAAAGGAACGTGTTCTCAAGGCACAACCAAGGTGGATAGCTGGTGGAGATGGCTGTTTTGGCATTGCAGTTACTGCGTATGTTCTTGCGATCAACAGGACAGAGATTCAGaccgatttttcaacttgcGCAAAGTCGTTGCAGACGTCGAATCTAATAA AGTAATCACTGGAATTAAATTCGTGAAGGTCAACAAAATGATTCACATCCAAATTGAGCAGGGCCAGTTATTGGGAAGCGGAACAATTAGCAATGTCACAGAATGGAAGCCTGTGGAGTCGTACTCTATTTACAGTGATGGAGTAATTGAGGGAACAGATTTTCTGACATTATCTTGGCACCAGAGAGCTATCGATCTAGATGACCTGAAGGCTCCCCCAGGTCATCTGTTAACGG gtGTGAAGTTCAGGAAACTGGGTGCTCATATAAACCTGGAAATAATGACAACTCCGTTTAATTTCACAACTGGAATCCTAATAAAGCCGGATACACAGAGTATATGGCACGGAAACGACAATACCGATGCGACATGGGAAAATCCAAG AACACTTCTGAAATTGGATAGACCAGATAAATCAACACGATCTCAAGCTGCATCGATACCAGATTCAAAACATGATCAATACATGATGTTCAGTCCGTCAGATTTGGATAAAGATGCGGGGCAAAGCACAGTACCATTTATTGATACGCAACCTGTTGCGCCATACCCACGGGTCCCTATTGCAGGAGCTGGAATTTACCATAAGGGAAGACCAGGATTTGGTGGATACATTGCTCCGAAACTTAAAACGTACAACTTTGCGCCTCACTTACATTTTGAGCACTTTGTTTTCACCCCACTAATCAATaataagagtaataatgtGATAACACTACCACACATAAATTGA
- the orion gene encoding uncharacterized protein orion isoform X3 encodes MILTIAKMDGYFKFFFLLSLITAVTAIENGIQLSKVDVIRHDLMKVESDLVQRLNIPSTMYDSDMRKKSVAMIIEAYAKFGIIFDDEFPNTREKHLEPLQSLHIWARAENILRNIDGLYTTFRRLQQASIESHLPVDEETWKDFSETILFDANASILTALYQVFDLIVDEKLYASAYQEGERTICNDNQSPQQLLYNLYNSIAVTEIKGYTMMQFSWLLLKLYKNGNFTEEIRLTKSRYEARMAETSQAIQTAMAFASPDLWKCDPQHRGPETSTELNWFLQSYVVHELDLNEKNTCGQNCAYYSYAEVNCNPKDAYCKKQRKCNGAVYNCQFIDSDMWICPAETSSNRRYNYIEYENGRVLGEKGTCSQGTTKVDSWWRWLFWHCSYCVCSCDQQDRDSDRFFNLRKVVADVESNKVITGIKFVKVNKMIHIQIEQGQLLGSGTISNVTEWKPVESYSIYSDGVIEGTDFLTLSWHQRAIDLDDLKAPPGHLLTGVKFRKLGAHINLEIMTTPFNFTTGILIKPDTQSIWHGNDNTDATWENPRTLLKLDRPDKSTRSQAASIPDSKHDQYMMFSPSDLDKDAGQSTVPFIDTQPVAPYPRVPIAGAGIYHKGRPGFGGYIAPKLKTYNFAPHLHFEHFVFTPLINNKSNNVITLPHIN; translated from the exons ATGATTCTAACGATTGCTAAGATGGATGGCtacttcaagtttttttttttattgtcgcTGATCACTGCTGTCACTGCCATTGAAAATGGAATACAACTATCCAAGGTGGATGTCATAAGGCATGACTTGATGAAAGTAGAGTCCGATTTGGTACAAAGACTCAACATACCGTCAACCATGTACGACTCAGATATGCGGAAGAAATCTGTGGCTATGATAATTGAAGCTTACGCAAAGTTTGGGATTATTTTCGATGATGAGTTTCCAAACACGAGAGAAAAACATTTGGAACCCCTCCAATCGTTACACATTTGGGCAAGGGCTGAGAACATATTACGGAATATCGACGGACTGTATACAACATTCAGACGTCTTCAGCAAGCTTCGATTGAAAGTCATTTGCCAGTCGACGAAGAAACATGGAAAGATTTCTCAGAGACGATACTGTTCGATGCGAACGCCTCCATATTGACTGCGCTCTATCAAGTCTTTGATTTAATTGTTGATGAAAAACTTTATGCATCGGCCTATCAG GAAGGAGAGAGAACGATTTGCAATGACAATCAATCGCCGCAACAGTTGCTCTACAATTTGTACAACAGTATTGCAGTTACTGAGATCAAAGGATACACGATGATGCAGTTTTCATGGCTGTTGCTGAAGCTTTATAAAAATG GTAATTTTACCGAAGAGATACGGCTGACGAAAAGTAGGTACGAAGCTCGCATGGCAGAAACCTCACAGGCTATACAGACGGCAATGGCATTTGCATCTCCAGATTTGTGGAAATGTGATCCCCAACACAGAG GACCAGAAACGAGCACTGAGTTGAATTGGTTTCTGCAGTCTTATGTTGTGCATGAACTTGacttaaatgaaaaaaatacatgtggTCAAAACTGCGCATACTACAGTTATGCCGAAGTGAATTGCAACCCAAAAGATGCATATTGCAAGAAACAGCGGAAATGCAATGGAGCAGTATACAATTGCCAATTCATCGATTCTGACATGTGGATATGTCCAGCG GAAACAAGCAGCAATCGAAGATACAATTATATAGAATATGAAAACGGTCGCGTATTGGGAGAAAAAGGAACGTGTTCTCAAGGCACAACCAAGGTGGATAGCTGGTGGAGATGGCTGTTTTGGCATTGCAGTTACTGCGTATGTTCTTGCGATCAACAGGACAGAGATTCAGaccgatttttcaacttgcGCAAAGTCGTTGCAGACGTCGAATCTAATAA AGTAATCACTGGAATTAAATTCGTGAAGGTCAACAAAATGATTCACATCCAAATTGAGCAGGGCCAGTTATTGGGAAGCGGAACAATTAGCAATGTCACAGAATGGAAGCCTGTGGAGTCGTACTCTATTTACAGTGATGGAGTAATTGAGGGAACAGATTTTCTGACATTATCTTGGCACCAGAGAGCTATCGATCTAGATGACCTGAAGGCTCCCCCAGGTCATCTGTTAACGG gtGTGAAGTTCAGGAAACTGGGTGCTCATATAAACCTGGAAATAATGACAACTCCGTTTAATTTCACAACTGGAATCCTAATAAAGCCGGATACACAGAGTATATGGCACGGAAACGACAATACCGATGCGACATGGGAAAATCCAAG AACACTTCTGAAATTGGATAGACCAGATAAATCAACACGATCTCAAGCTGCATCGATACCAGATTCAAAACATGATCAATACATGATGTTCAGTCCGTCAGATTTGGATAAAGATGCGGGGCAAAGCACAGTACCATTTATTGATACGCAACCTGTTGCGCCATACCCACGGGTCCCTATTGCAGGAGCTGGAATTTACCATAAGGGAAGACCAGGATTTGGTGGATACATTGCTCCGAAACTTAAAACGTACAACTTTGCGCCTCACTTACATTTTGAGCACTTTGTTTTCACCCCACTAATCAATaataagagtaataatgtGATAACACTACCACACATAAATTGA
- the orion gene encoding uncharacterized protein orion isoform X4 → MDGYFKFFFLLSLITAVTAIENGIQLSKVDVIRHDLMKVESDLVQRLNIPSTMYDSDMRKKSVAMIIEAYAKFGIIFDDEFPNTREKHLEPLQSLHIWARAENILRNIDGLYTTFRRLQQASIESHLPVDEETWKDFSETILFDANASILTALYQVFDLIVDEKLYASAYQEGERTICNDNQSPQQLLYNLYNSIAVTEIKGYTMMQFSWLLLKLYKNGNFTEEIRLTKSRYEARMAETSQAIQTAMAFASPDLWKCDPQHRGPETSTELNWFLQSYVVHELDLNEKNTCGQNCAYYSYAEVNCNPKDAYCKKQRKCNGAVYNCQFIDSDMWICPAETSSNRRYNYIEYENGRVLGEKGTCSQGTTKVDSWWRWLFWHCSYCVCSCDQQDRDSDRFFNLRKVVADVESNKVITGIKFVKVNKMIHIQIEQGQLLGSGTISNVTEWKPVESYSIYSDGVIEGTDFLTLSWHQRAIDLDDLKAPPGHLLTGVKFRKLGAHINLEIMTTPFNFTTGILIKPDTQSIWHGNDNTDATWENPRTLLKLDRPDKSTRSQAASIPDSKHDQYMMFSPSDLDKDAGQSTVPFIDTQPVAPYPRVPIAGAGIYHKGRPGFGGYIAPKLKTYNFAPHLHFEHFVFTPLINNKSNNVITLPHIN, encoded by the exons ATGGATGGCtacttcaagtttttttttttattgtcgcTGATCACTGCTGTCACTGCCATTGAAAATGGAATACAACTATCCAAGGTGGATGTCATAAGGCATGACTTGATGAAAGTAGAGTCCGATTTGGTACAAAGACTCAACATACCGTCAACCATGTACGACTCAGATATGCGGAAGAAATCTGTGGCTATGATAATTGAAGCTTACGCAAAGTTTGGGATTATTTTCGATGATGAGTTTCCAAACACGAGAGAAAAACATTTGGAACCCCTCCAATCGTTACACATTTGGGCAAGGGCTGAGAACATATTACGGAATATCGACGGACTGTATACAACATTCAGACGTCTTCAGCAAGCTTCGATTGAAAGTCATTTGCCAGTCGACGAAGAAACATGGAAAGATTTCTCAGAGACGATACTGTTCGATGCGAACGCCTCCATATTGACTGCGCTCTATCAAGTCTTTGATTTAATTGTTGATGAAAAACTTTATGCATCGGCCTATCAG GAAGGAGAGAGAACGATTTGCAATGACAATCAATCGCCGCAACAGTTGCTCTACAATTTGTACAACAGTATTGCAGTTACTGAGATCAAAGGATACACGATGATGCAGTTTTCATGGCTGTTGCTGAAGCTTTATAAAAATG GTAATTTTACCGAAGAGATACGGCTGACGAAAAGTAGGTACGAAGCTCGCATGGCAGAAACCTCACAGGCTATACAGACGGCAATGGCATTTGCATCTCCAGATTTGTGGAAATGTGATCCCCAACACAGAG GACCAGAAACGAGCACTGAGTTGAATTGGTTTCTGCAGTCTTATGTTGTGCATGAACTTGacttaaatgaaaaaaatacatgtggTCAAAACTGCGCATACTACAGTTATGCCGAAGTGAATTGCAACCCAAAAGATGCATATTGCAAGAAACAGCGGAAATGCAATGGAGCAGTATACAATTGCCAATTCATCGATTCTGACATGTGGATATGTCCAGCG GAAACAAGCAGCAATCGAAGATACAATTATATAGAATATGAAAACGGTCGCGTATTGGGAGAAAAAGGAACGTGTTCTCAAGGCACAACCAAGGTGGATAGCTGGTGGAGATGGCTGTTTTGGCATTGCAGTTACTGCGTATGTTCTTGCGATCAACAGGACAGAGATTCAGaccgatttttcaacttgcGCAAAGTCGTTGCAGACGTCGAATCTAATAA AGTAATCACTGGAATTAAATTCGTGAAGGTCAACAAAATGATTCACATCCAAATTGAGCAGGGCCAGTTATTGGGAAGCGGAACAATTAGCAATGTCACAGAATGGAAGCCTGTGGAGTCGTACTCTATTTACAGTGATGGAGTAATTGAGGGAACAGATTTTCTGACATTATCTTGGCACCAGAGAGCTATCGATCTAGATGACCTGAAGGCTCCCCCAGGTCATCTGTTAACGG gtGTGAAGTTCAGGAAACTGGGTGCTCATATAAACCTGGAAATAATGACAACTCCGTTTAATTTCACAACTGGAATCCTAATAAAGCCGGATACACAGAGTATATGGCACGGAAACGACAATACCGATGCGACATGGGAAAATCCAAG AACACTTCTGAAATTGGATAGACCAGATAAATCAACACGATCTCAAGCTGCATCGATACCAGATTCAAAACATGATCAATACATGATGTTCAGTCCGTCAGATTTGGATAAAGATGCGGGGCAAAGCACAGTACCATTTATTGATACGCAACCTGTTGCGCCATACCCACGGGTCCCTATTGCAGGAGCTGGAATTTACCATAAGGGAAGACCAGGATTTGGTGGATACATTGCTCCGAAACTTAAAACGTACAACTTTGCGCCTCACTTACATTTTGAGCACTTTGTTTTCACCCCACTAATCAATaataagagtaataatgtGATAACACTACCACACATAAATTGA